In one window of Pseudomonas putida DNA:
- the asd gene encoding aspartate-semialdehyde dehydrogenase, with product MKRVGLIGWRGMVGSVLMQRMLEEQDFDLIEPVFFTTSNVGGQGPNVGKDIAPLKDAYSIEELKTLDVILTCQGGDYTNEVFPKLREAGWQGYWIDAASSLRMQDDAVIILDPVNRKVIDQQLDAGTKNYIGGNCTVSLMLMGLGGLFEAGLVEWMSAMTYQAASGAGAQNMRELIKQMGATHAAVADDLANPASAILDIDRKVAEAMRSEAYPTENFGVPLAGSLIPWIDKELPNGQSREEWKAQAETNKILGRFKSPIPVDGICVRIGAMRCHSQALTIKLNKDVPIADIEGMISQHNPWVKLVPNQREISMQELSPTNVTGTLNIPVGRLRKLNMGSQYLGAFTVGDQLLWGAAEPLRRMLRILLER from the coding sequence ATGAAACGTGTAGGTCTGATCGGTTGGCGCGGTATGGTCGGTTCCGTGCTCATGCAGCGGATGCTGGAGGAGCAGGACTTCGACCTTATCGAGCCGGTGTTCTTCACCACCTCCAACGTGGGTGGCCAAGGCCCGAACGTGGGCAAGGATATTGCTCCGCTCAAGGACGCTTATTCGATCGAAGAGCTCAAGACCCTCGACGTGATCCTGACCTGCCAGGGCGGCGACTACACCAACGAGGTCTTCCCCAAGCTGCGTGAAGCCGGCTGGCAGGGTTACTGGATCGACGCTGCCTCTTCCCTGCGTATGCAGGATGATGCAGTCATCATCCTCGACCCGGTCAACCGCAAGGTCATCGACCAGCAGTTGGACGCCGGCACCAAGAACTACATCGGCGGCAACTGCACCGTCAGCCTTATGCTGATGGGCCTGGGTGGGCTGTTCGAAGCCGGCCTGGTCGAGTGGATGAGCGCGATGACTTACCAGGCGGCCTCCGGTGCCGGTGCGCAGAACATGCGCGAGCTGATCAAGCAGATGGGGGCAACCCATGCTGCGGTGGCCGACGATCTGGCCAACCCGGCCAGCGCGATCCTCGACATCGACCGCAAGGTTGCCGAAGCCATGCGCAGCGAAGCCTACCCGACTGAAAACTTCGGCGTGCCGCTGGCTGGCAGCCTGATCCCGTGGATCGACAAGGAACTGCCGAACGGGCAGAGCCGCGAAGAGTGGAAGGCTCAGGCCGAGACCAACAAGATCCTCGGCCGCTTCAAGAGCCCGATCCCGGTCGATGGCATCTGCGTACGTATCGGCGCCATGCGCTGCCACAGCCAGGCGCTTACCATCAAGCTGAACAAGGATGTGCCGATCGCCGATATCGAAGGCATGATCAGCCAGCACAACCCATGGGTGAAGCTGGTGCCGAATCAGCGTGAGATCAGCATGCAGGAACTGAGTCCTACCAACGTGACCGGTACCCTGAACATTCCGGTCGGTCGTCTGCGCAAGCTGAACATGGGGTCCCAATACCTGGGCGCCTTCACGGTCGGCGACCAGTTGCTGTGGGGCGCTGCCGAGCCGCTGCGCCGCATGTTGCGGATTCTGCTGGAGCGTTGA
- a CDS encoding aspartate-semialdehyde dehydrogenase → MSQPLDIAVVGATGSVGETLVQILEELEFPVATLHLLASMESAGSSVMFAGKKVRVREVDSFDFAQAKLAFFAAGAAVSRSFAQKAREAGCSVIDLSGGLDDALALVPEANGEVVDSLALPALLASPSSAAVALAVALAPLKGLLDIERVQVMACLAVSSQGREAVNELARQTAELLNARPLEPRFFDRQVAFNLLAQVGTTDEQGHAALERRLVSELRVLLGLPELKISVSCVQVPVFFGDSFSVTVQSRQSVDLQSVNQALDAAASVERVENDDYPTPVGDAVGQDVVYVGRVRHGVDEDQQLNLWLTTDNVRKGAALNAVQLAQLLIKKMA, encoded by the coding sequence ATGAGCCAACCCCTAGATATCGCCGTCGTCGGCGCCACCGGAAGTGTCGGTGAGACCCTCGTGCAGATTCTCGAGGAGCTGGAGTTCCCGGTCGCGACCCTGCACCTGCTGGCCAGTATGGAATCTGCCGGCAGCAGTGTGATGTTTGCTGGCAAGAAGGTGCGAGTGCGTGAGGTGGACAGCTTCGACTTCGCCCAGGCCAAGCTGGCGTTCTTCGCCGCCGGTGCTGCAGTCAGCCGCAGCTTTGCGCAGAAGGCGCGCGAGGCCGGCTGCTCGGTGATCGATCTGTCGGGCGGGCTGGATGACGCGCTGGCGCTGGTGCCGGAGGCCAATGGCGAGGTCGTCGACAGCCTTGCATTGCCAGCCTTGCTGGCCAGCCCAAGCAGCGCCGCTGTCGCGCTGGCCGTTGCGCTGGCGCCGCTCAAGGGGTTGCTGGATATCGAGCGGGTCCAGGTAATGGCCTGCCTGGCTGTTTCGTCCCAGGGGCGCGAAGCGGTGAACGAGTTGGCGCGGCAGACGGCCGAGTTACTCAACGCCCGCCCGTTGGAGCCGCGTTTCTTTGACCGCCAGGTGGCGTTCAACCTGTTGGCGCAGGTGGGGACCACCGATGAGCAGGGGCATGCAGCCCTGGAGCGTCGCCTGGTCAGCGAGCTGCGCGTGCTGCTGGGGTTGCCTGAGCTGAAGATTTCCGTGAGCTGCGTTCAAGTCCCGGTGTTTTTCGGCGATAGCTTCAGTGTGACGGTGCAGAGTCGCCAGTCGGTCGATCTGCAATCGGTCAACCAGGCGCTGGACGCCGCTGCCAGCGTCGAGCGAGTGGAAAATGACGATTATCCGACACCCGTCGGTGACGCAGTGGGGCAAGACGTGGTCTATGTTGGTCGTGTACGCCATGGCGTCGACGAGGATCAGCAGCTCAACTTGTGGCTGACCACCGACAACGTGCGCAAGGGTGCGGCGCTCAACGCCGTACAATTGGCGCAATTGTTGATAAAAAAAATGGCGTAA
- a CDS encoding FimV/HubP family polar landmark protein — translation MLRIRKLVLAIAAASALSSGMANALGLGELTLKSAQNQPLDAEIELLDVRDLTAAEVAPSLAPPEEFAKAGVTLPAYLEDLTFTPVINPNGRSVLRVTSSKPLPEPVVKFLVQVMWPQGRLLRDYNVALDQPQQASAKPAQGAISPAVSAASYTTRQRDTLWQIAARNTHGGSIQQTMLAIQALNPDAFIGNNINQLKTGQVLRLPDEQQIRSIAQGEAIREVSEQYAAWREGRRLGPRARQLDATRRGAAEAAPARIAQGDNLRLVAPGTQTGADSAKALNDKLAVAQESLDTSRRDNEELKSRMTDLQSQLDKLQRLIELKNDQLARLEAQGAAEPAAPVAATPPVEPVVNAQLAPAEPAVTPPPAAADTAPQAAAAPEQPPSPLDELLGNPLLLALLAGSAFLVLLLLLLLLARKRKAQQEAEKHLRMARALAEEGERGPDLDLPPSSFDGLDVSAPSVTLSPAVVAASAAAAAAAEKPVVASAPADADPHAALLAEVDESVAKGRLNHAATLLEPVMAAEPQRSDLRLKLMEVYARQGDQDAFVGQERQLPGTPENQGEVEELKQRYPAMLGVAAAGLGAAALAAEMDEQYVQELLQEHEAAPVAEPEPVVDEAVAAAPQSEPVLDSVPDLDEVPVTATDDLDSAFDLSLDDDLALDDSLDAPVLDAPDTTQTPEVVVEPAVQAEPVVESDADDDFEALLAQAQAQSEPQSLDDLADFDLDVGEPAVAAPPAAEPEAPVDVTAELAAFDEIPEFDPISELELPDDFDLSLSLDDESPADKHFASELSDVNAELDKLSQSLASPSLEPHFTAEDAALEPGALDDLDFDFFSGTDEVATKLDLARAYIDMGDHQGARDILDEVVKDGDDGQRQEAQDMLSRLV, via the coding sequence ATGCTTCGAATTCGCAAACTGGTTCTGGCCATCGCGGCCGCCTCGGCGCTGTCGTCCGGCATGGCCAATGCCCTTGGCCTGGGGGAGCTGACCCTCAAGTCGGCGCAGAACCAGCCGCTGGATGCCGAGATCGAGTTGCTCGATGTGCGCGACCTCACCGCCGCTGAAGTGGCGCCAAGCCTGGCCCCTCCCGAGGAGTTCGCCAAGGCAGGGGTGACGCTGCCTGCTTATCTGGAAGACCTGACGTTCACGCCGGTGATCAACCCCAACGGTCGCAGCGTGTTGCGCGTGACATCCAGCAAGCCGCTGCCGGAGCCGGTGGTCAAGTTCCTGGTTCAGGTGATGTGGCCCCAAGGGCGGCTGTTGCGTGACTACAACGTGGCGCTCGACCAGCCGCAGCAGGCCAGCGCCAAGCCTGCCCAGGGCGCCATCAGCCCGGCAGTGAGCGCCGCCAGCTACACGACGCGCCAGCGCGACACGCTCTGGCAGATCGCTGCACGCAACACCCACGGCGGTTCGATCCAGCAGACCATGCTGGCGATCCAGGCCCTGAACCCCGATGCCTTCATCGGCAATAACATCAACCAGCTCAAGACCGGTCAGGTCCTGCGGCTTCCAGACGAGCAGCAGATCCGCAGCATTGCCCAGGGGGAGGCGATCCGCGAGGTTTCCGAGCAGTACGCCGCCTGGCGCGAAGGTCGGCGTCTGGGGCCGCGTGCGCGACAGTTGGACGCCACCCGTCGGGGTGCTGCCGAAGCCGCGCCTGCACGTATCGCCCAGGGCGATAACCTGCGGCTGGTTGCGCCCGGCACGCAGACGGGGGCCGACAGCGCCAAGGCGCTGAACGACAAGCTGGCCGTGGCCCAGGAAAGCCTGGATACCAGCCGCCGCGACAACGAAGAACTCAAGAGCCGGATGACCGACCTGCAGAGCCAGCTGGACAAGCTGCAGCGTCTGATCGAATTGAAGAACGACCAGTTGGCGCGTCTCGAGGCGCAAGGGGCCGCCGAGCCTGCAGCACCTGTAGCCGCGACGCCGCCGGTCGAGCCGGTGGTCAACGCCCAGTTGGCCCCTGCCGAACCTGCGGTCACGCCGCCGCCAGCCGCAGCGGATACTGCGCCGCAAGCAGCGGCGGCGCCGGAGCAGCCACCGAGTCCACTCGACGAACTGCTGGGCAATCCGCTGTTGCTGGCGCTGTTGGCGGGCTCGGCCTTCCTCGTGTTGCTGCTGCTGTTGCTGCTTCTTGCGCGCAAGCGCAAGGCCCAGCAGGAGGCTGAGAAGCACCTGCGCATGGCCCGAGCCTTGGCCGAGGAAGGTGAGCGCGGTCCGGATCTGGACCTGCCGCCCAGCAGCTTCGATGGATTGGACGTCTCGGCGCCGAGCGTGACCTTGTCGCCTGCCGTGGTGGCGGCCTCCGCTGCAGCAGCGGCGGCGGCGGAAAAGCCAGTCGTTGCCAGTGCGCCGGCTGATGCCGATCCGCACGCGGCGCTATTGGCCGAGGTCGACGAGAGCGTCGCCAAGGGGCGCTTGAATCACGCAGCTACTCTGCTGGAGCCGGTGATGGCTGCCGAGCCGCAGCGCAGCGACCTGCGCCTGAAATTGATGGAAGTCTACGCTCGCCAAGGCGATCAGGACGCGTTCGTCGGCCAGGAGCGCCAGTTGCCTGGTACACCTGAAAACCAGGGCGAAGTCGAGGAGCTCAAGCAACGTTATCCGGCCATGCTCGGGGTTGCGGCGGCAGGGCTCGGCGCGGCTGCGCTGGCTGCGGAGATGGACGAGCAGTATGTGCAGGAGCTGCTCCAGGAACACGAGGCGGCACCTGTCGCAGAGCCCGAGCCGGTTGTCGACGAAGCGGTGGCCGCGGCGCCCCAGTCAGAGCCTGTGCTGGACAGCGTGCCAGATCTCGATGAGGTGCCCGTCACCGCCACGGACGATCTGGACAGTGCGTTCGACCTGAGTCTGGACGATGACCTCGCGCTTGACGACTCGCTCGATGCCCCGGTGCTGGATGCACCTGATACGACGCAAACGCCCGAGGTCGTGGTTGAGCCGGCGGTGCAGGCCGAGCCGGTCGTCGAGAGCGATGCCGACGACGATTTCGAGGCATTGCTGGCCCAGGCTCAGGCGCAATCCGAGCCACAAAGTCTGGATGATCTGGCGGACTTCGATCTGGATGTCGGTGAGCCGGCCGTAGCCGCGCCGCCTGCTGCCGAGCCGGAGGCGCCCGTGGATGTCACCGCCGAGCTGGCGGCATTCGACGAGATTCCGGAATTCGACCCGATTTCCGAACTCGAGCTGCCGGACGACTTCGACCTGTCGTTGTCGCTGGACGACGAATCGCCAGCCGACAAGCACTTCGCCTCGGAACTCAGTGACGTCAACGCCGAGCTCGACAAGTTGTCGCAGAGCCTGGCATCGCCGTCGCTCGAGCCACACTTCACCGCCGAGGATGCGGCGCTCGAGCCCGGAGCCCTGGATGACCTGGATTTCGACTTCTTCTCCGGCACCGACGAAGTGGCGACCAAACTCGACCTGGCTCGAGCCTACATCGACATGGGCGATCACCAGGGCGCTCGCGATATCCTCGACGAGGTGGTCAAGGATGGCGACGACGGCCAGCGCCAGGAGGCGCAGGACATGCTGTCGCGTCTGGTCTGA
- the truA gene encoding tRNA pseudouridine(38-40) synthase TruA: MDINDIDAAESAAEGYSRIALGVEYKGSRYRGWQRQASGVPSVQQALEQALSKVADSPISVMCAGRTDAGVHGCGQVVHFDTRAVRDERAWTLGTNFNLPHDISVAWARTMPAHFHARFKAIARRYRYVIYNDPIRPAHLAEEVTWNHRPLDVAAMAEAAEYLLGTHDFSAFRASQCQAKSPIKHIHHLRVTRHGRMIVLDVRATAFLHHMVRNIAGVLMTIGAGERPVQWAREVLEGRNRREGGVTAHPYGLYLVQVEYPEEFALPQRYIGPHFLTGYEALAD; encoded by the coding sequence TTGGACATCAACGACATCGACGCGGCCGAATCGGCGGCCGAAGGGTACTCGCGCATCGCCCTGGGCGTGGAATACAAAGGTTCGCGCTACCGCGGCTGGCAACGCCAGGCCAGCGGTGTGCCCAGTGTCCAGCAGGCGCTGGAGCAGGCATTGTCGAAGGTCGCCGACTCACCGATCAGTGTGATGTGCGCCGGGCGCACCGACGCTGGCGTTCACGGCTGTGGCCAGGTGGTGCACTTCGATACCCGCGCCGTGCGTGACGAACGTGCCTGGACCCTGGGCACCAACTTCAACCTGCCCCATGACATCAGCGTGGCCTGGGCACGGACGATGCCGGCGCACTTCCATGCGCGGTTCAAGGCCATTGCCCGGCGTTACCGCTACGTCATCTACAACGATCCGATCCGTCCGGCGCACCTGGCCGAAGAGGTAACCTGGAATCACCGCCCGCTGGACGTCGCGGCGATGGCCGAGGCCGCCGAATACCTGCTCGGCACCCACGACTTCAGCGCATTCCGGGCCAGCCAATGCCAGGCCAAGTCGCCGATCAAGCATATCCACCACCTGCGCGTTACCCGCCATGGTCGGATGATCGTCCTCGATGTGCGCGCCACGGCGTTCCTGCATCACATGGTGCGCAATATCGCCGGTGTGCTGATGACCATCGGTGCCGGCGAGCGCCCTGTGCAATGGGCCCGCGAGGTACTGGAGGGGCGCAACCGTCGGGAGGGGGGCGTGACGGCGCATCCCTACGGCCTGTACCTGGTGCAGGTGGAGTATCCGGAAGAGTTCGCCCTGCCGCAGCGTTACATCGGCCCACACTTTCTTACCGGCTACGAGGCGTTGGCAGACTGA
- a CDS encoding phosphoribosylanthranilate isomerase, which yields MSNVRTKICGITRIEDALAAVEAGADAIGFVFYAKSPRAVDVRQARAIIEQLPPFVTTVGLFVNASRCELNEILEVVPLDLLQFHGDETPADCEGYHRPWIKALRVRPGDDLEAACQQYSGARGILLDTYVAGVPGGTGEAFDWSLVPARLSKPIILAGGLSADNVGQAIAQVNPYAVDVSGGVEQAKGIKDASKIEAFMRAVRAA from the coding sequence ATGAGCAACGTCCGCACCAAGATCTGCGGGATTACCCGCATCGAAGACGCGCTGGCCGCCGTCGAGGCCGGTGCCGATGCCATTGGCTTCGTCTTCTATGCCAAGAGCCCGCGCGCGGTGGATGTACGCCAGGCGCGGGCGATCATCGAGCAGTTGCCGCCCTTCGTGACCACGGTGGGGCTGTTCGTCAACGCGTCACGCTGTGAGCTGAACGAGATCCTCGAGGTGGTTCCACTGGACCTGCTACAGTTCCACGGCGACGAAACCCCCGCCGATTGCGAAGGCTATCACCGCCCATGGATCAAGGCCCTGCGAGTGCGCCCCGGGGATGATCTCGAGGCTGCCTGCCAGCAGTACTCCGGCGCCCGTGGCATTCTCCTGGATACCTACGTGGCTGGTGTGCCGGGGGGGACTGGCGAAGCCTTCGATTGGTCGCTGGTGCCGGCGCGCTTGAGCAAGCCGATCATCCTCGCGGGTGGGTTGTCGGCGGACAACGTCGGTCAGGCCATCGCCCAGGTCAACCCCTATGCGGTGGACGTCAGTGGCGGCGTCGAGCAGGCCAAGGGCATCAAGGATGCCAGCAAGATCGAAGCCTTCATGCGCGCGGTCCGCGCGGCGTGA